From a single Shewanella donghaensis genomic region:
- a CDS encoding porin family protein: MKYIFITAALLTSPLVQATTDEAHHVISAGAGMGFLSGEMDQDNNDFELNYDFAYRYQFNNNWGAEVGYRHQDVTFTNWFDSAFDRYSLNDAKSFRIAAVYSYPLSLRNRLVLKLGVTDYSIDATDYREDSSGINETVDGNGLLASVGWRFDFNMGLELAVIYSYQDLDIIETHSYTTSLGYRF, translated from the coding sequence ATGAAGTACATATTTATTACAGCAGCCTTACTCACATCCCCTTTAGTTCAAGCAACTACAGATGAAGCGCACCATGTCATCAGTGCTGGGGCTGGTATGGGATTTTTAAGTGGAGAAATGGATCAAGATAATAATGATTTTGAGCTTAATTATGACTTTGCATATCGATATCAGTTTAATAATAATTGGGGCGCTGAAGTAGGCTATAGACACCAGGATGTTACTTTTACCAATTGGTTTGACTCTGCATTTGATAGATACTCCTTAAATGATGCTAAAAGTTTCCGTATTGCTGCAGTCTACTCTTACCCACTATCACTTAGAAATCGCTTAGTGCTCAAGCTTGGCGTCACTGATTACTCAATCGATGCGACTGACTATAGAGAAGATAGTTCAGGAATTAATGAAACTGTCGATGGAAATGGTTTGTTAGCCTCTGTCGGATGGCGTTTTGATTTTAATATGGGACTTGAGCTTGCTGTAATATACTCGTATCAAGATTTAGATATCATTGAAACACATTCCTATACCACGAGTTTAGGTTATCGTTTTTAA
- a CDS encoding potassium/proton antiporter, with protein sequence MTTEMIMIGISVLIVIGILLHHPSRTLGIPSLLIFMGVGLMLGNGEFNFVYDNLSQTAWIGGLALNVIVFVGGLNTSTDKIKVAYKEGGILASFGVVFTTIIFAAILYFLLDFDFIICLLFAAIVSSTDAAAVFSILESKKLKLKEQTDTVLEFESATNDPVAMLMVIVLTDMALSSNQSIAISTLAMSLVTQILVAIVVGLLIGKIAVTLLNKISLSEFGLIPVFVLATFIIATYGAEMLGGNILLASYIAGVVIGNGIKRGQLVNLHFFNSVSWLAQALMFIVLGLQIFPQTLMTVFWISIIPGLLLIFVARPLAVQLCYLPFAKATWKKRLFISMIGLKGATPIVFALIPAAAGVPGAIDIVHMVFFFVLMSVFIQGGAIAPLASKLGLEKDKVDEK encoded by the coding sequence ATGACAACAGAGATGATCATGATTGGAATTTCAGTATTAATTGTCATTGGCATTTTACTGCATCATCCATCTCGAACATTGGGTATTCCGTCTTTACTGATCTTTATGGGTGTCGGACTCATGTTAGGTAATGGGGAATTCAACTTTGTTTATGACAACCTTAGTCAAACTGCATGGATCGGTGGCTTAGCGTTAAATGTGATTGTTTTTGTTGGTGGTTTAAATACATCAACAGATAAAATTAAGGTGGCATATAAAGAAGGGGGAATACTTGCATCATTTGGGGTGGTCTTCACTACTATTATTTTTGCTGCCATTCTCTACTTTCTGTTAGATTTTGATTTTATTATCTGTCTGCTATTCGCCGCGATTGTGTCATCAACAGACGCTGCAGCCGTGTTTTCTATTTTGGAGTCAAAAAAGCTCAAACTAAAAGAACAAACAGATACCGTCCTCGAATTCGAGTCCGCGACCAATGATCCCGTGGCAATGTTGATGGTTATTGTATTAACTGACATGGCGCTATCTTCTAATCAATCGATTGCAATTTCAACACTAGCAATGAGTTTAGTTACGCAAATTTTGGTGGCTATTGTCGTAGGATTATTAATCGGGAAAATAGCGGTAACATTATTAAACAAGATTAGTTTGTCAGAATTTGGACTGATCCCGGTGTTTGTTCTAGCGACCTTCATTATTGCCACTTATGGCGCAGAAATGCTTGGTGGCAATATTTTACTTGCGTCGTACATTGCAGGTGTGGTGATTGGAAATGGAATTAAGCGTGGTCAATTAGTTAATTTGCACTTTTTTAATAGCGTTTCTTGGCTAGCTCAGGCATTGATGTTTATTGTGCTTGGTTTGCAGATTTTTCCACAAACCTTGATGACGGTATTCTGGATATCTATCATTCCTGGCTTGTTGCTTATTTTTGTTGCAAGGCCATTAGCAGTACAACTGTGTTACTTGCCTTTTGCTAAAGCCACTTGGAAGAAACGTTTGTTTATTTCAATGATCGGATTAAAAGGGGCAACCCCAATTGTATTTGCGCTAATCCCCGCTGCTGCAGGTGTTCCTGGTGCTATTGATATTGTGCATATGGTGTTCTTCTTTGTATTGATGTCGGTATTCATCCAAGGTGGTGCTATAGCGCCACTGGCAAGTAAGCTTGGCTTAGAAAAAGATAAAGTAGATGAGAAGTAA
- a CDS encoding DUF2061 domain-containing protein — translation MKKTITFAMLHFSVAFTITYLLTGSIVIGGAIALIEPAVNTVVFYFHDKVWKKIEATKAAADVTLQLTAS, via the coding sequence ATGAAAAAAACTATCACATTCGCAATGCTGCATTTCAGCGTAGCTTTCACTATCACCTATTTATTAACAGGTAGTATTGTCATTGGTGGTGCTATCGCATTAATTGAACCTGCTGTAAATACCGTGGTCTTTTATTTTCATGACAAAGTCTGGAAAAAAATTGAAGCAACAAAGGCTGCTGCTGACGTGACACTACAACTTACAGCAAGCTAA
- the pstC gene encoding phosphate ABC transporter permease subunit PstC: MNTATKAPTQGLQLAPKKAIDITEKFFHILFFCSAMVGVLSVSTIGWFVFNEGLPAFKEAGVTEFLFGKEWLPPALYGIFPMIIASLISTAGAVIIGVPIAIFTAVFLAELAPKWLADIVRPAVELLAGIPSVVYGFFGLVIIVPAIESIFNIPAGNTILAGIIVLAIMILPTVITISETSLRALPSVYKEGALALGASHIYSIFKVLIPAAKSGIFTGVALGIARAVGETMAIIMVMGNAPAMPGSILEPARTLTANIAMEMSYATGIHSSALYATGIVLLGFIVLLNGSLLYLNRKRAY, from the coding sequence ATGAACACAGCAACTAAAGCCCCAACACAGGGCCTACAACTTGCACCAAAGAAAGCCATTGATATAACAGAAAAGTTCTTTCATATCCTATTCTTTTGTAGCGCTATGGTCGGCGTTTTATCTGTTTCCACCATTGGATGGTTTGTATTTAACGAAGGATTACCTGCATTTAAAGAAGCAGGTGTAACTGAGTTTCTTTTTGGGAAAGAATGGTTGCCACCAGCACTGTACGGCATCTTCCCAATGATTATTGCCTCATTAATATCAACTGCTGGTGCAGTTATTATTGGGGTGCCAATTGCTATTTTTACCGCTGTTTTTCTTGCTGAGTTAGCGCCTAAATGGTTAGCAGATATAGTCAGACCTGCTGTAGAACTTCTCGCGGGCATCCCGTCAGTTGTTTATGGCTTTTTCGGCTTGGTTATTATTGTTCCAGCCATCGAATCCATTTTTAATATTCCTGCAGGTAACACAATACTTGCGGGAATAATTGTGTTGGCAATTATGATATTGCCTACAGTTATTACTATTTCAGAAACATCACTTCGAGCACTGCCATCAGTTTATAAAGAAGGTGCATTAGCACTTGGTGCATCGCATATTTACAGTATTTTCAAAGTGCTTATCCCAGCAGCAAAAAGTGGCATCTTTACCGGTGTAGCACTGGGTATTGCTCGCGCAGTGGGTGAAACGATGGCCATTATCATGGTAATGGGTAACGCACCAGCCATGCCGGGGTCAATACTTGAACCCGCCAGAACATTAACCGCTAACATCGCCATGGAAATGTCTTACGCAACAGGCATTCATTCAAGCGCACTATATGCAACAGGCATTGTGCTACTTGGTTTTATCGTTTTACTGAATGGTTCACTGCTTTATTTAAACCGTAAGAGAGCATACTAA
- the pstA gene encoding phosphate ABC transporter permease PstA: protein MSKFTPTPSLLSRENQDKLLHACIWGAAAITIFFLLWVVWHILSNGLSYVSWEFITGSYTRIGEASGIWAMIVSTVYMVLLSLAIAAPIGIMTAIYLTEYAAPGSKFVQVIRFCTESLAGIPSIVYGLFGMTFFVTTLGLGFSILSGSLTLAMLILPVIIRTTEEALMSVPMSYREGGYALGSSKIYTIWRLILPSALPGIVTSVILSTGRVIGESAPVFLTAGMVTQIPESVLDSGRTLTVHLYKLTQELFTQHEWDQAYATATVLIVLVLVLNLATKIIANKLNKAL, encoded by the coding sequence ATGTCTAAGTTTACTCCTACACCATCACTGCTTTCGAGAGAGAACCAAGACAAGCTATTACATGCTTGTATCTGGGGCGCTGCAGCAATCACCATTTTCTTTTTACTTTGGGTTGTTTGGCACATTCTGTCTAACGGTCTTAGCTATGTAAGCTGGGAATTCATTACCGGCTCTTACACCCGCATTGGTGAAGCTTCGGGCATTTGGGCCATGATTGTTTCCACTGTTTATATGGTGCTACTTTCATTAGCCATTGCTGCACCAATTGGCATAATGACGGCCATTTACTTAACCGAATATGCAGCCCCAGGCAGCAAGTTCGTGCAGGTTATTCGCTTTTGTACTGAATCATTAGCCGGTATTCCATCAATTGTTTATGGCCTATTTGGCATGACCTTTTTTGTTACCACGCTTGGATTAGGTTTTTCAATCCTATCGGGCTCATTAACCTTAGCGATGCTCATTCTGCCAGTGATTATTCGTACCACCGAAGAAGCGCTCATGTCAGTACCGATGAGCTACCGTGAAGGCGGTTACGCATTAGGTAGCAGTAAGATTTACACCATCTGGCGATTAATTCTGCCGAGTGCATTACCCGGTATTGTTACCTCAGTGATTTTAAGTACTGGTCGTGTGATTGGCGAATCAGCACCTGTATTTCTTACTGCTGGTATGGTCACTCAAATACCTGAGTCGGTACTTGATTCAGGCAGAACACTGACAGTTCACCTTTATAAATTAACCCAAGAATTATTTACCCAACATGAATGGGATCAAGCCTACGCCACCGCCACCGTGCTGATTGTATTGGTGTTGGTTTTAAATTTAGCAACCAAAATCATTGCTAATAAACTGAATAAAGCATTGTAG
- the pstB gene encoding phosphate ABC transporter ATP-binding protein PstB, whose translation MNKLEVSNLDLYYGENHALKGISMNIPSRQVTALIGPSGCGKSTLLRTLNRMNDLVAGVKITGRVAFEGEDIYADVDVKNLRMRVGMVFQKPNPFPMSIYENIAFGLKAQGVKDKKVLDKVVEDSLRSAALWEEVKERLNTPAFGLSGGQQQRLCIARAIAMEPEVILMDEPTSALDPIATHKIEELMDELRKKFTIVIVTHSMNQAKRISDKTAFFWMGELVEHGETHQVFNNPIDPRTQGYVSGEFG comes from the coding sequence ATGAACAAACTTGAAGTAAGCAACTTAGATTTATATTACGGCGAAAACCATGCACTTAAAGGTATTTCAATGAACATACCTTCTCGCCAAGTTACCGCGCTTATTGGTCCTTCAGGATGTGGTAAATCAACCTTATTACGTACACTGAATAGAATGAATGATTTAGTCGCAGGCGTAAAAATCACAGGAAGAGTGGCCTTTGAAGGCGAAGATATCTATGCAGATGTTGATGTAAAGAACTTAAGAATGCGTGTCGGTATGGTTTTTCAAAAGCCAAACCCTTTCCCAATGAGCATTTATGAAAACATCGCTTTTGGTTTAAAGGCCCAAGGTGTGAAAGACAAAAAAGTACTGGATAAAGTTGTAGAAGACTCGCTGAGAAGTGCAGCACTTTGGGAAGAAGTGAAAGAACGCCTTAATACGCCAGCATTTGGTCTTTCAGGTGGTCAACAACAACGACTTTGTATTGCTCGCGCTATTGCTATGGAACCTGAAGTTATCCTGATGGATGAACCCACCAGCGCATTAGACCCTATCGCGACCCACAAAATTGAAGAGTTAATGGATGAGCTACGTAAAAAGTTCACCATTGTCATTGTGACGCATTCAATGAATCAAGCTAAGCGTATTTCTGATAAAACAGCCTTTTTCTGGATGGGTGAATTAGTAGAACATGGTGAAACTCATCAAGTATTCAATAACCCAATAGATCCTCGTACTCAAGGTTATGTAAGCGGTGAGTTTGGTTAA
- a CDS encoding nuclear transport factor 2 family protein produces the protein MKTISTLFKRTLITASVLSLIACSSTQEISTMSNEASNKEKAIAVISSIETGDQSAIGYINPEKYIQHNLAVADGLAGFSAVLQQLPEGSAKARVKRSFQDGDYTVTHTEYNFFGPKVGFDVFRFEQGKIVEHWDNLQEIAPVNPSGRTQLDGATEITDLDKTDANKAIVADFVQTILMNGDMSKINQFIDNEDYAYLQHNPAIADGLSGLGKALGELAAANVPMVVSKNHKILGEGNFVLSISEGTFMNKHVSFYDLFRLDNGKIVEHWDTIEAIPAQSEWKNTNGKFGF, from the coding sequence ATGAAAACAATTTCAACCTTATTCAAACGTACCCTTATCACTGCAAGCGTATTGAGCTTAATTGCATGTTCATCTACCCAGGAGATATCTACAATGTCTAACGAAGCCTCTAACAAAGAAAAAGCCATTGCTGTCATTTCAAGTATTGAAACAGGCGACCAATCAGCCATTGGATACATCAACCCTGAGAAATACATCCAACATAACTTAGCAGTAGCCGATGGTTTAGCAGGCTTTAGCGCTGTGCTACAACAACTTCCAGAAGGTAGTGCGAAAGCCAGAGTAAAGCGTTCATTTCAAGATGGTGATTACACTGTGACTCACACTGAATATAACTTCTTTGGTCCTAAAGTTGGCTTTGATGTATTCCGCTTTGAACAAGGGAAAATTGTGGAACATTGGGATAACTTACAAGAGATAGCGCCTGTAAACCCAAGCGGTAGAACCCAACTTGATGGCGCAACAGAAATAACAGATTTAGATAAAACTGACGCAAATAAAGCGATTGTGGCTGATTTTGTGCAAACAATTCTGATGAACGGCGATATGTCTAAGATTAACCAATTTATTGATAACGAAGACTATGCCTATTTACAGCACAACCCAGCAATTGCAGATGGACTTAGTGGATTGGGTAAAGCATTAGGTGAACTTGCTGCAGCCAACGTGCCTATGGTCGTCAGTAAGAACCATAAAATTTTAGGCGAAGGTAATTTTGTGCTATCCATTAGCGAAGGCACCTTTATGAATAAGCATGTTTCTTTCTATGACTTGTTTCGCTTAGACAATGGCAAGATTGTGGAACATTGGGATACCATCGAAGCCATCCCTGCACAAAGCGAATGGAAAAATACTAACGGCAAGTTTGGCTTTTAG
- a CDS encoding phosphate ABC transporter substrate-binding protein, translating to MKKVIGLLTAVGLMTAPLVQAGTVTVSGSTSVAHVMEVLAENYQKTSGKNIEVQSTGSSAGIRAAKDGTSMIGMSSRNIKPNELNDDTQEIVIARDGIAAAVNNANSVKNLTQEQVSQIYRGEIKNWSEVGGESRPIVVVTRENGSGTRGAFEEIMKLQRTVNGHKVTAITPTAQVGNGNGMIKTIVANNPYAIGFISLGSVDESLNALSINGVEATDSNIAAGDYQIARPFIVLMNDKPHPNAQSFIDFIMSNDGQNIVAEEGYIRIN from the coding sequence ATGAAAAAAGTGATTGGTTTACTAACTGCTGTTGGTTTAATGACGGCACCTCTTGTTCAAGCTGGTACAGTTACAGTGTCTGGTTCAACCTCAGTAGCACACGTTATGGAAGTGCTCGCAGAGAACTACCAAAAAACATCTGGTAAAAATATCGAAGTGCAAAGCACTGGTTCATCTGCAGGTATTCGTGCAGCAAAAGATGGTACCAGTATGATTGGTATGTCTTCACGTAACATTAAACCCAATGAGCTAAATGATGACACACAAGAAATTGTCATTGCTCGTGACGGTATTGCAGCTGCAGTAAACAATGCAAATTCAGTTAAAAACCTTACACAAGAACAAGTCTCTCAAATCTATCGTGGCGAAATTAAAAACTGGAGCGAAGTTGGCGGTGAGTCACGCCCAATCGTTGTCGTTACCCGTGAAAATGGTTCAGGTACTCGCGGTGCATTTGAAGAAATAATGAAACTTCAACGAACTGTTAATGGCCATAAGGTCACAGCAATTACCCCTACTGCACAAGTGGGTAATGGTAACGGCATGATCAAAACCATCGTTGCAAATAACCCATATGCGATTGGTTTTATCTCACTAGGTAGTGTTGATGAGTCTTTAAATGCTTTAAGCATCAACGGCGTTGAAGCAACAGATAGCAATATTGCTGCTGGTGATTACCAAATCGCACGCCCTTTCATTGTATTGATGAATGATAAGCCACATCCGAATGCACAAAGCTTTATTGATTTTATCATGTCGAATGATGGTCAAAACATTGTTGCTGAAGAAGGTTATATCCGCATTAACTAA
- the ccoG gene encoding cytochrome c oxidase accessory protein CcoG: MTQESQPKDYSKQARIKIHQPDASKADRFNPSNSIYVRAVNGLWTTVRRRIGWATMLFFLILPWLPWGDRQAVWFNLGEQKFHIFNLTIWPQDLTLLAALFTIAAFGLFFVTTYLGRVWCGYTCPQTVWTFIFIWFEEKFEGARNKRIKLDQMPWSFNKLWRKTAKHTSWILISLLTAMTFVSYFVPSREVYIDVFTLNADVGIYFWVVFFTLATYGNAGWMREIMCIHMCPYARFQAAMFDKNTYIVGYDTKRGETRGPRSRKADHKEMGLGDCIDCDLCVQVCPTGIDIRNGLQYECINCGACIDACDTTMERMGYDKGLISYTTENKLEEVKESILRPKLVGYGVALTVMILVFIYASATIAPVRMDVIRDRNALYRVTNDGLIENTYTLKLLNKTEQAQEYHLSMDGLEGYEWSGPQQVSVQAGEVLTLPISIAVDSDQIERTVTKINLIVSANIDDKEIVIKQESRFFGE, from the coding sequence ATGACACAAGAATCACAACCCAAAGATTATTCTAAACAGGCTCGAATCAAGATCCATCAACCTGATGCAAGTAAAGCCGATAGGTTTAATCCAAGTAATAGCATCTACGTTCGAGCTGTAAATGGATTATGGACAACAGTAAGACGCCGTATTGGTTGGGCAACAATGTTGTTCTTTCTTATACTGCCTTGGCTTCCTTGGGGTGATAGACAAGCTGTATGGTTCAATTTGGGTGAACAGAAGTTCCATATCTTTAATCTCACTATTTGGCCTCAAGATTTAACTTTGTTAGCAGCCCTATTTACTATTGCTGCCTTTGGACTCTTTTTTGTGACGACCTATCTCGGACGAGTATGGTGTGGCTACACTTGCCCCCAAACTGTTTGGACTTTTATATTTATATGGTTTGAAGAAAAATTTGAAGGGGCCCGTAATAAAAGAATAAAGCTCGACCAGATGCCGTGGAGCTTTAATAAGTTGTGGCGCAAAACAGCCAAACATACCTCTTGGATTTTAATCTCCTTACTTACCGCAATGACCTTTGTATCGTATTTTGTGCCAAGCCGTGAGGTCTATATTGATGTATTTACCTTAAATGCTGATGTTGGTATTTACTTCTGGGTGGTCTTTTTTACATTAGCAACTTACGGTAATGCAGGTTGGATGCGCGAGATCATGTGTATTCATATGTGCCCCTATGCACGTTTCCAAGCCGCTATGTTTGATAAGAACACCTATATAGTCGGCTATGATACTAAAAGAGGTGAAACCAGAGGCCCACGTTCACGCAAAGCAGACCATAAAGAAATGGGATTGGGTGACTGCATCGATTGTGATCTGTGTGTACAGGTATGTCCAACCGGTATTGATATCCGTAATGGTCTTCAATATGAGTGTATTAACTGTGGTGCTTGTATCGATGCTTGCGATACCACGATGGAACGCATGGGTTATGACAAAGGTTTAATCAGTTATACCACTGAAAACAAATTAGAGGAGGTTAAAGAAAGTATCTTAAGACCGAAATTAGTGGGTTACGGTGTTGCCTTGACTGTGATGATTTTGGTGTTTATATATGCCAGCGCGACAATCGCCCCAGTGAGAATGGATGTAATCCGAGATCGTAATGCTTTATATAGAGTGACTAATGATGGCTTAATTGAGAATACATACACATTAAAGCTATTAAATAAGACAGAGCAAGCGCAAGAATACCATCTTTCTATGGATGGCTTAGAGGGTTACGAGTGGAGTGGACCACAACAAGTCTCGGTTCAGGCTGGTGAAGTATTGACGCTTCCTATTAGTATTGCCGTTGATTCTGATCAAATTGAACGAACAGTCACTAAAATTAACTTAATCGTGTCCGCAAATATCGATGATAAGGAGATTGTCATTAAACAAGAGTCACGCTTCTTTGGTGAATAA
- a CDS encoding 1,4-dihydroxy-2-naphthoyl-CoA synthase, with protein sequence MTQQVSDIFDPTLWDTVSDFNFEDITYHRAKDQGTVRIAINRPDCLNSFRPKTVDELYTALDHARRWSDVGCVLITGNGPSAKGQHSFCAGGDQRIRGKDGYKYEGAEEGKPDVARMGRLHILEVQRLIRFMPKVVIAVVPGWAVGGGHSLHVVCDLTLASKEHAVFKQTDPDVGSFDSGYGSAYLAKMIGQKRAREIFFLGFNYTADEAFDMGMVNRSIPHADLETEALSWAKEINSKSPTAMRMLKYGFNLPDDGLVGQQLFAGEATRLAYGTEEAQEGRDAFLEKRDQDFSKFPWHY encoded by the coding sequence ATGACTCAGCAGGTTTCCGATATATTCGACCCAACACTTTGGGACACGGTAAGTGACTTCAACTTTGAAGATATCACTTACCATCGAGCAAAAGATCAAGGTACGGTGCGAATAGCGATTAATCGCCCCGACTGCCTAAATTCCTTCCGCCCAAAAACAGTTGATGAACTTTACACGGCTTTAGATCATGCTCGCAGATGGTCTGATGTTGGCTGTGTACTCATCACAGGTAACGGCCCCTCAGCTAAAGGACAACACTCCTTCTGCGCGGGCGGCGATCAACGTATTCGTGGTAAAGATGGCTATAAGTACGAAGGTGCTGAAGAAGGTAAGCCTGATGTCGCACGCATGGGACGTCTTCATATATTAGAAGTACAACGTCTTATCCGTTTTATGCCTAAAGTGGTTATTGCTGTCGTACCTGGCTGGGCTGTTGGCGGCGGTCATAGTTTACACGTTGTCTGTGATCTGACTTTAGCGTCTAAAGAACATGCGGTATTCAAACAAACGGATCCCGATGTAGGCAGTTTTGACTCTGGGTACGGCAGTGCTTATTTAGCTAAAATGATAGGCCAAAAGCGTGCTCGTGAAATTTTCTTCCTCGGATTCAACTATACCGCAGATGAAGCCTTTGATATGGGTATGGTAAACCGCTCTATTCCTCATGCTGATCTGGAAACAGAAGCGTTATCTTGGGCTAAAGAAATCAACAGTAAATCACCCACTGCAATGCGTATGCTCAAATATGGTTTTAACTTGCCAGATGATGGCTTAGTTGGGCAGCAATTATTTGCTGGTGAAGCGACTCGTTTAGCTTATGGTACCGAAGAAGCCCAAGAAGGTCGTGATGCATTTCTTGAAAAACGTGACCAAGACTTTTCTAAGTTTCCTTGGCACTACTGA
- a CDS encoding AraC family transcriptional regulator: MNIPDIGFNHQQSDDEELEIIDLTSIYQRANIDHNPQHPHRVNFFMLIYIEQGEGTHMVDFKNYPFAAGSLLFVQREQVHAFDFSSEPQGKVLIFTQAFLDHVHANMRLPKYTPTHLNQQHSPQLILDTQTRHRTETLINEMITEMNQPQTEQLVVMYLFSALALILHRLRPEARHDKLSQDQSIKLAHFFELMQQYARKTRDANWYSNRINVTYKTLNQICKLATGLTAKQMIDAFTVIEIKRHIVISQKPSQQIAYDFGFEDASNFVKYFKNQTSITPSQFLKQRA; the protein is encoded by the coding sequence TTGAATATTCCCGATATTGGTTTTAATCATCAACAATCTGATGATGAAGAGCTGGAAATTATCGACTTAACCTCGATATACCAAAGAGCCAATATTGATCATAATCCGCAGCATCCCCATCGAGTTAATTTTTTTATGCTCATTTATATTGAGCAGGGTGAAGGAACTCATATGGTTGATTTCAAAAACTACCCATTTGCAGCAGGTTCATTGTTATTCGTCCAGCGCGAGCAAGTTCATGCTTTTGATTTTTCATCAGAGCCGCAAGGTAAGGTACTCATTTTTACCCAAGCCTTTCTTGATCATGTACACGCCAATATGCGCTTACCTAAATACACTCCCACCCATTTAAACCAACAACACTCGCCTCAACTCATATTAGATACACAGACCCGTCATAGGACCGAAACCTTAATCAATGAAATGATCACAGAAATGAATCAGCCACAAACAGAGCAACTGGTGGTGATGTATTTATTCTCAGCATTAGCCTTAATACTTCATCGACTTAGACCAGAAGCGAGACACGACAAATTATCCCAAGATCAAAGTATAAAACTGGCGCATTTTTTCGAACTAATGCAGCAATATGCCCGTAAAACCCGTGATGCCAACTGGTATTCAAACCGAATTAATGTCACTTATAAAACCCTAAATCAAATCTGCAAACTCGCAACGGGCTTAACAGCGAAGCAAATGATTGATGCTTTTACCGTGATAGAAATCAAACGCCATATCGTCATTAGCCAAAAGCCATCCCAACAAATCGCTTATGATTTTGGTTTTGAAGATGCCAGCAACTTCGTTAAATATTTCAAAAATCAAACAAGTATTACGCCAAGCCAGTTTTTAAAACAGCGCGCATAA